The Acidobacteriota bacterium genome has a window encoding:
- a CDS encoding family 10 glycosylhydrolase — protein MLLQPVPLHKEARIGGTALMSLLRLLLLSAFLILSAQGPATDLRPRAEDAAKPVQLSDEHLAAAGRDRRIIINFDTISGDRNFGGRDPAELVKWKFHVIDAADVQIDSVWWCWGEGNVSPWPSRIMPLYDAEGYRRWKEQGIDIAAIFAEESRKRGIEAFYNFRINGSDNDLGPFRKVPMKLKHPEWLIHTWPGPVGLWNYAIPEVRRYKLSILREIAERFDYDGISLDFARVCPVLPPGKAWANRDKMTDFMRKFRAITEEAARKRGRPLLIGARIPESLEGCRFDGLDIETWVREGLVDVLALGVRSFDVDIAAFRDIAAGTHVKLYPSVDDHHASDGYATPPIDIYRGVAANWWRQGADGIQTFNFNHAPDFPFRGVWETHLAAYREIGSPKTLHRKNKRFVVQRRGGGHGPTVIPNPQDWSTPRWMYFNTNMLAPLPAPLANDGKADSLFTVAVADDLGVEREHLERLSLRVLLSDPSAKGLPQEDRLPEVTVATIGHPDSRLANIPPARGIEKLIEARLNNAHLGMPGHEGGWLVFDRLSPDLFAPGPNLVGLRLTQPRPKADDPILIEKLEVEVRYRQP, from the coding sequence ATGCTGCTGCAGCCGGTGCCGCTCCACAAGGAAGCCCGCATAGGAGGAACCGCCCTCATGTCCCTTCTTCGACTGCTCTTGCTGTCCGCCTTTTTGATCCTGTCCGCTCAGGGCCCCGCGACGGACCTCCGTCCGCGCGCAGAAGACGCCGCCAAGCCGGTGCAACTTTCCGATGAGCACCTAGCCGCCGCCGGCCGGGACCGGCGGATCATCATCAACTTCGACACCATCTCCGGCGATCGAAATTTCGGGGGCCGGGACCCGGCCGAACTGGTGAAGTGGAAATTCCACGTCATCGACGCCGCAGATGTTCAGATCGACAGCGTCTGGTGGTGCTGGGGTGAAGGCAATGTGTCACCCTGGCCCAGCCGGATCATGCCACTCTATGACGCCGAGGGTTACCGCCGCTGGAAGGAGCAGGGCATCGACATCGCCGCCATCTTTGCCGAGGAGTCCAGGAAACGGGGTATCGAGGCCTTCTACAACTTCCGCATCAACGGCTCCGACAACGACCTGGGGCCCTTTCGCAAGGTCCCCATGAAGCTGAAGCACCCGGAATGGCTGATCCACACTTGGCCCGGTCCGGTCGGCCTGTGGAACTACGCCATTCCCGAAGTGCGCCGCTACAAGTTGAGCATTTTGAGGGAAATCGCGGAGCGGTTCGACTACGACGGCATCTCGCTGGACTTCGCCAGGGTGTGCCCGGTGCTGCCCCCCGGCAAGGCCTGGGCCAATCGGGACAAGATGACCGACTTCATGCGGAAGTTCCGAGCCATCACCGAAGAAGCGGCCCGGAAACGGGGCCGGCCCCTGCTCATCGGAGCTCGAATCCCTGAAAGCCTGGAAGGCTGCCGCTTCGACGGGCTGGATATCGAGACCTGGGTGCGCGAAGGGCTGGTGGACGTGCTGGCGCTGGGCGTTCGCAGCTTCGACGTGGACATCGCCGCCTTTCGCGACATTGCCGCCGGCACCCACGTCAAGCTCTATCCCAGCGTGGACGACCACCACGCCTCCGACGGCTACGCCACGCCTCCCATCGACATCTATCGCGGCGTGGCCGCCAACTGGTGGCGCCAGGGTGCGGATGGCATCCAGACCTTCAACTTCAACCACGCTCCCGATTTCCCCTTCCGCGGGGTTTGGGAGACCCACCTGGCGGCCTACCGGGAAATCGGCAGCCCCAAGACACTGCACCGCAAGAACAAGCGGTTCGTGGTGCAGCGCCGCGGCGGCGGCCACGGTCCCACGGTGATCCCCAACCCCCAGGACTGGAGCACGCCTCGCTGGATGTACTTCAACACCAACATGCTGGCGCCGCTGCCGGCCCCGCTGGCCAACGACGGCAAGGCCGACAGCCTCTTTACCGTCGCCGTGGCCGACGACCTGGGAGTCGAGCGCGAGCACCTGGAACGGCTCTCGCTACGCGTCCTGCTATCGGATCCCTCGGCCAAGGGACTGCCCCAGGAAGATCGCCTTCCGGAAGTTACGGTGGCCACCATCGGCCATCCCGACAGCCGCCTTGCGAACATCCCTCCCGCCAGGGGAATCGAGAAGCTGATCGAAGCCCGGCTCAACAACGCACACCTGGGCATGCCCGGCCACGAGGGCGGCTGGCTGGTCTTCGACCGGCTGTCGCCCGACCTGTTTGCCCCCGGCCCCAACCTGGTCGGCCTCCGCCTCACCCAGCCCAGGCCGAAGGCGGACGACCCCATCCTGATCGAGAAACTGGAGGTGGAGGTCCGCTACCGCCAGCCCTGA